A stretch of the Mycolicibacterium celeriflavum genome encodes the following:
- a CDS encoding GTPase, producing the protein MTLTDRLAALSSVVSLGAGRLPEEVLDDLHRLDQRAGARLRLSGEYTVVALAGATGSGKSSLFNAITGAQLATVGVRRPTTSATQAVVFGPDGAQELLDWLEIGNRRHGGASAPGLSGLVLLDLPDHDSVESSHRAEVDRLVRLVDAFAWVLDPQKYADALLHDTYLRPLAAHRDVMVVVLNQSDRLSDDELAACMRDLDRLLADDGLAGVPTLSTSAVTPEGAAPLREFLVSTVAVHRARTARVSADLDSMAARLAPLIPQRRTEPALLDAERQLGTALAAAAGVPAVVGAVGQAYERRALAAVGWPPLSWIGKLRRDPLRRLGLGQPVEQLEVLRRTSLPSGSAASRAAADSAVRALANTASAGLPTPWPRTLLETAKSRAADVPDALDRAVGGADLGMARPPRWWSFIAAIQWGLLSAAVVGGAWLGLLALLAYLQIDLDAPSLGPFAWPTVLLVGGLALGLLVRLVIRPFVAVGAARRRRRAASELRRRVDAVGDEFILEPLRAELSVYGQLSDAVHRLSH; encoded by the coding sequence GTGACGCTCACCGACCGATTGGCGGCGCTGTCGTCGGTGGTCAGCCTCGGCGCGGGTCGGCTGCCCGAGGAGGTGCTCGACGACCTGCACCGCCTCGACCAGCGGGCGGGAGCCAGGCTGCGCCTGTCCGGGGAGTACACCGTGGTCGCACTGGCCGGAGCAACGGGCAGCGGAAAATCCTCTCTGTTCAACGCCATCACTGGGGCGCAATTGGCCACGGTCGGTGTCCGGCGTCCGACGACGTCGGCCACCCAGGCCGTTGTTTTCGGACCCGACGGCGCCCAAGAACTGCTGGATTGGCTGGAAATCGGCAATCGCCGACACGGCGGCGCGTCCGCTCCCGGGTTGTCCGGGCTGGTGTTGCTCGACCTTCCCGACCACGACTCCGTCGAGTCGTCCCACCGAGCCGAGGTGGATCGGTTGGTTCGTCTCGTCGACGCGTTCGCTTGGGTGCTCGACCCGCAGAAATACGCCGACGCGCTGCTGCACGACACGTATCTGCGGCCTTTGGCGGCGCACCGCGACGTCATGGTCGTGGTCCTCAACCAGTCCGACCGGCTGAGCGATGACGAGCTGGCCGCCTGCATGCGTGATCTCGACCGCCTGCTCGCTGACGACGGCCTGGCCGGCGTGCCGACGCTATCGACGTCGGCGGTTACGCCGGAGGGTGCGGCGCCGCTGCGCGAATTCCTGGTGTCGACCGTGGCGGTCCACCGGGCGCGGACTGCGCGGGTCAGTGCGGATCTGGACTCGATGGCTGCTCGCCTCGCGCCGTTGATTCCTCAGCGGCGAACGGAGCCCGCACTGCTCGACGCGGAGCGACAATTGGGGACCGCGCTGGCTGCGGCCGCCGGCGTGCCGGCAGTGGTCGGCGCCGTCGGTCAGGCATATGAGCGGCGGGCACTGGCCGCGGTCGGGTGGCCGCCGCTGAGCTGGATCGGGAAACTGCGGCGTGATCCCTTGCGTCGCTTGGGCTTGGGCCAGCCCGTGGAACAGCTGGAAGTGCTCCGCCGCACGTCGCTGCCGTCCGGTTCTGCGGCGTCGCGCGCGGCCGCAGACAGCGCGGTACGTGCGCTCGCCAACACCGCATCGGCCGGGCTGCCGACACCGTGGCCCCGGACGCTGCTCGAAACGGCGAAGTCGCGAGCCGCGGACGTGCCCGATGCCCTGGACAGGGCGGTCGGCGGCGCGGACCTCGGAATGGCACGCCCGCCCCGATGGTGGAGTTTTATCGCGGCAATTCAGTGGGGCCTGCTCAGCGCCGCCGTAGTGGGCGGGGCATGGCTAGGGCTGCTCGCGCTGCTCGCTTACTTGCAAATCGATCTCGACGCGCCTTCGCTCGGGCCCTTCGCTTGGCCGACTGTGCTGCTTGTCGGAGGTCTGGCATTGGGGTTGTTGGTGCGATTGGTGATCAGACCCTTCGTCGCGGTGGGCGCGGCGCGGCGCAGGCGGCGGGCAGCTTCCGAGTTGCGTCGCCGGGTGGACGCAGTGGGGGACGAATTCATTCTGGAACCGCTCCGGGCGGAGCTGTCGGTCTACGGGCAGTTGTCCGACGCGGTTCACCGGCTGAGCCACTGA
- a CDS encoding homoserine dehydrogenase, whose amino-acid sequence MTDPDKPVGVALLGLGNVGSQVARIIEESADDLAARIGAPLVLRGVGVRRVADDRGVPVDMLTDNVEELVSRDDVDIVVELMGPVEPARKAILSALEQGKSVVTANKALMAVSTGELAQAAETARVDLYFEAAVAGAIPVIRPLTQSLAGDSVVRVAGIVNGTTNYILSEMDGTGTDYASALADASALGYAEADPTADVEGYDAAAKAAILASIAFHTRVTADDVYREGITKVSTDDFESAKALGCTIKLLAICERLTGDEGQQRVSARVYPALVPLEHPLAAVNGAFNAVVVEAEAAGRLMFYGQGAGGAPTASAVMGDLVMAARNRVQGGRGPRESKYAKLPIAPIGFIPTRYYVNMNVADRAGVLSAVAAEFGKRDVSIAEVRQEGMVDEGGQRCGARIVVVTHQATDAALSETVAALADLDVVQSINSVLRMEGTSE is encoded by the coding sequence ATGACCGACCCCGACAAGCCCGTCGGCGTAGCGTTGCTCGGCCTGGGAAATGTCGGCAGCCAGGTGGCGCGCATCATCGAGGAGAGCGCCGACGACCTCGCCGCACGCATCGGCGCGCCATTGGTGCTTCGCGGCGTCGGCGTCCGCCGGGTGGCCGACGACCGGGGGGTCCCGGTCGACATGCTCACCGACAACGTCGAAGAACTCGTCTCCCGCGACGACGTCGACATCGTCGTCGAGTTGATGGGACCTGTCGAACCCGCGCGCAAGGCCATCCTGTCGGCTCTGGAGCAGGGCAAATCGGTGGTCACCGCCAACAAGGCGTTGATGGCGGTGTCCACCGGCGAATTGGCCCAGGCCGCCGAAACCGCCCGTGTGGACCTGTATTTCGAAGCCGCGGTGGCCGGTGCGATACCCGTCATCCGTCCGCTGACCCAGTCGCTGGCGGGGGACTCCGTGGTGCGCGTCGCGGGCATCGTCAACGGCACCACCAACTACATCCTTTCTGAGATGGACGGCACCGGCACCGATTACGCGAGTGCGCTGGCCGACGCGAGCGCCCTCGGTTACGCCGAGGCCGACCCGACTGCCGACGTCGAGGGATACGACGCCGCGGCCAAGGCCGCGATTCTCGCCTCGATCGCCTTCCACACCAGAGTCACCGCCGACGACGTCTACCGCGAAGGCATCACCAAGGTCAGCACCGACGACTTCGAATCCGCAAAAGCGCTCGGCTGCACCATCAAGCTACTGGCCATCTGCGAGCGGCTCACGGGCGACGAAGGACAACAACGGGTTTCGGCGCGGGTCTATCCGGCGCTGGTACCACTGGAACATCCGCTCGCCGCCGTCAACGGCGCCTTCAACGCGGTGGTGGTCGAAGCTGAAGCCGCCGGCCGACTGATGTTCTACGGCCAGGGAGCCGGCGGTGCGCCCACCGCCTCTGCGGTGATGGGCGATCTCGTGATGGCGGCCCGCAACCGGGTGCAGGGCGGCCGCGGGCCCCGCGAATCGAAGTACGCCAAGTTGCCGATCGCACCGATCGGCTTCATCCCGACCCGCTACTACGTGAACATGAACGTCGCCGATCGCGCCGGTGTGCTGTCCGCCGTGGCAGCCGAATTCGGCAAGCGGGACGTCAGTATCGCCGAGGTGCGCCAGGAGGGCATGGTGGACGAGGGCGGTCAGCGTTGTGGTGCACGCATCGTCGTGGTGACCCATCAGGCCACCGACGCGGCGCTGTCGGAGACCGTGGCGGCGTTGGCGGATCTCGATGTGGTGCAGAGCATCAACAGCGTGCTCCGCATGGAGGGAACCAGCGAATGA
- the lysA gene encoding diaminopimelate decarboxylase, with the protein MIAHPAGPRHAEEVHHGGAPPRPQSPAELLLLAPNVWPRSTVRDGAGVVSIGGVPVTDIAAEFGTPTFVVDEDDFRARCREIAAAFGGGENVRYAAKAFMCTEVARWIAEEGLSLDVASGGEMAVALNGGFPAARIALHGNNKSIGELTAAVEAGIEHVVVDSVTEIERLDAIAGAAAVVQDVLIRVTVGVEAHTHEFISTAHEDQKFGLSLASGAAMDAVRRVFEADHLRLKGLHSHIGSQIFDVAGFEIAAHRVIGLLRDVVAEFGVDKTAQMSIVDLGGGLGISYLPQDDPPPIADLAAKLEAIVRHESAAVGLPAPRLVVEPGRAIAGPGTITLYEVGTVKDVAISPTAHRRYVSVDGGMSDNIRTSLYGAEYDVRLVSRVTDAAPALGRVVGKHCESGDIVVRDTWVPDDIEPGDLLGVAATGAYCYSMSSRYNLIGRPAVVAVRDGRARLILRRETVDDLLSLEVR; encoded by the coding sequence GTGATCGCCCATCCCGCCGGTCCCCGGCATGCCGAAGAGGTACACCACGGCGGTGCTCCGCCACGCCCGCAGTCGCCTGCGGAGCTCCTGCTGCTGGCGCCGAATGTCTGGCCGCGCAGCACCGTTCGGGACGGCGCCGGTGTGGTGTCGATCGGCGGCGTGCCGGTCACCGACATCGCCGCGGAGTTCGGCACCCCGACGTTCGTGGTCGACGAGGACGACTTCCGCGCACGCTGCCGCGAGATCGCCGCCGCGTTCGGCGGCGGCGAGAACGTGCGTTACGCCGCCAAGGCATTCATGTGCACCGAGGTGGCCCGCTGGATCGCCGAGGAGGGCCTCTCGCTCGACGTGGCCAGCGGTGGCGAGATGGCCGTCGCCTTGAATGGCGGCTTCCCCGCCGCGCGAATCGCCTTGCACGGCAACAACAAATCGATTGGCGAGTTGACGGCTGCGGTCGAGGCTGGGATCGAGCACGTGGTGGTCGACTCGGTGACCGAGATCGAGCGGCTCGACGCGATCGCCGGTGCCGCCGCCGTCGTACAGGACGTCCTGATCCGTGTCACCGTCGGCGTCGAAGCCCACACCCACGAATTCATCTCCACCGCGCACGAAGACCAGAAGTTCGGGTTGTCACTGGCCAGCGGTGCGGCGATGGATGCCGTGCGGCGGGTCTTCGAAGCCGACCATCTGCGCCTCAAAGGCCTGCACAGCCACATCGGGTCACAGATCTTCGACGTCGCCGGTTTCGAGATCGCCGCGCACCGCGTGATCGGCCTGCTGCGTGACGTGGTCGCCGAGTTCGGCGTCGACAAGACAGCCCAGATGTCGATTGTCGACCTCGGTGGCGGACTGGGCATCTCGTACCTGCCCCAGGACGATCCGCCGCCGATCGCCGACCTCGCGGCCAAGCTCGAGGCGATCGTGCGCCACGAGTCGGCTGCCGTCGGTCTGCCCGCACCGCGGCTGGTGGTCGAGCCGGGCCGGGCCATCGCGGGCCCCGGTACGATCACGCTGTATGAGGTCGGCACCGTCAAAGATGTCGCCATCAGCCCGACCGCGCACCGCCGCTACGTCAGCGTGGACGGTGGAATGAGCGACAACATCCGGACATCGCTCTACGGTGCGGAATACGACGTCCGACTGGTCTCTCGGGTCACCGACGCTGCGCCGGCACTCGGCCGTGTCGTCGGAAAGCATTGCGAGAGCGGCGACATCGTGGTGCGGGATACCTGGGTGCCAGATGACATCGAGCCCGGCGACCTCTTGGGCGTCGCGGCGACCGGCGCATACTGCTATTCGATGTCGAGCCGTTACAACCTGATCGGTCGTCCCGCTGTGGTGGCCGTGCGCGACGGGCGGGCCCGCCTGATCTTGCGCCGGGAGACGGTCGACGATCTGCTGAGTCTGGAAGTGAGGTAA
- the argS gene encoding arginine--tRNA ligase, translating into MTPADLADLLKTTAAAVLAEHGLDTSALPETVTVERPRNPDHGDYATNLALQVGKKVGANPRELAGWLATALAEHAGIAAADVAGPGFVNLRLEASAQNVIVTDVLAAGADYGHSDALSGQDINLEFVSANPTGPIHIGGTRWAAVGDALGRLLSTQGARVVREYYFNDHGAQIDRFTNSLIAAAKGEPTPDDGYAGDYIKDIAAAVLAKEPDALSLSESEMRETFRAIGVDLMFTHIKQSLHDFGTDFDVYTHEDSMHTSGRVEQAIARLRDAGSIYEKDDAIWLRTTDFGDDKDRVVIKRDGAPAYIAADIAYYLDKRERGFDLCIYMLGADHHGYIARLKAVAAALGEDPATVEVLIGQMVNLVRDGQPVRMSKRAGTVITLDDLVEAIGVDAARYSLIRSSVDSPIDIDLELWSSASNENPVYYVQYAHARLSALARNAAELGVVPGTANLQLLNHDKEGTLIRNLGEFPRVLRTAASLREPHRVSRYLEDLAGDYHRFYDSCRVLPQGDEAPNELHAARLALCQATRQVIANGLGILGVSAPERM; encoded by the coding sequence GTGACCCCCGCCGATCTGGCCGACCTGCTCAAGACCACCGCCGCCGCGGTGCTGGCCGAGCATGGACTCGACACGTCAGCGCTGCCGGAAACGGTCACCGTCGAACGTCCGCGCAATCCTGACCACGGTGACTACGCCACCAACCTCGCGCTTCAGGTCGGCAAGAAGGTCGGCGCCAACCCGCGGGAGCTGGCCGGCTGGCTGGCCACCGCGCTGGCCGAGCATGCCGGCATCGCTGCTGCCGACGTCGCGGGTCCCGGCTTCGTGAACCTGCGCCTCGAGGCGTCGGCGCAGAACGTCATCGTCACCGACGTTCTCGCGGCCGGGGCTGACTACGGCCACTCCGACGCGCTCAGCGGTCAGGACATCAACCTCGAGTTCGTCTCGGCCAACCCCACCGGCCCGATACACATCGGCGGCACCCGGTGGGCCGCGGTCGGCGACGCGCTCGGCAGGCTGCTGTCGACCCAGGGCGCCCGAGTAGTACGCGAGTACTACTTCAACGACCACGGCGCGCAGATCGACCGGTTCACCAACTCGCTGATCGCAGCGGCCAAGGGTGAACCGACTCCCGACGACGGCTATGCGGGCGACTACATCAAAGACATCGCCGCCGCTGTGCTCGCCAAGGAACCCGACGCGCTGAGCCTCTCCGAGAGCGAGATGCGTGAGACGTTCCGCGCCATCGGCGTCGACCTCATGTTCACCCACATCAAGCAGTCGTTGCACGACTTCGGCACCGACTTCGACGTCTATACGCACGAAGACTCGATGCACACGTCCGGACGCGTCGAGCAGGCCATCGCACGGCTCCGCGACGCGGGCAGCATCTACGAGAAGGACGACGCAATCTGGTTGCGTACCACCGACTTCGGTGACGACAAGGACCGCGTCGTCATCAAGCGCGACGGTGCGCCGGCCTACATCGCCGCGGACATCGCCTACTACCTCGACAAGCGCGAGCGCGGGTTCGACCTGTGCATCTACATGCTCGGCGCCGACCATCACGGCTACATCGCCCGGCTCAAGGCGGTCGCGGCTGCGCTGGGGGAGGACCCGGCCACGGTGGAGGTGCTCATCGGCCAGATGGTCAACCTGGTCCGCGACGGACAACCGGTCCGGATGAGCAAGCGGGCGGGCACGGTGATCACGCTCGACGACCTGGTCGAGGCCATCGGCGTCGACGCCGCCCGGTACTCGCTGATCCGGTCCTCGGTCGACAGCCCGATCGACATCGATCTCGAACTGTGGTCGTCGGCATCGAACGAGAACCCGGTCTACTACGTGCAATACGCGCATGCGCGGCTGTCCGCTCTGGCCCGCAATGCCGCCGAACTGGGCGTCGTGCCCGGCACCGCGAACCTGCAGCTGCTGAACCACGACAAGGAAGGCACGCTGATCCGCAACCTGGGGGAGTTCCCCCGGGTGCTAAGAACCGCTGCTTCCCTGCGGGAACCGCACCGCGTCTCGCGCTACCTCGAGGATCTGGCCGGTGACTACCACCGGTTCTACGACTCCTGCCGCGTGCTACCTCAAGGCGACGAGGCGCCGAACGAACTGCACGCCGCGCGCCTGGCACTGTGTCAGGCCACTCGCCAGGTGATCGCAAACGGGCTGGGTATCCTCGGCGTCTCGGCTCCGGAGCGCATGTGA
- a CDS encoding GTPase family protein produces MTGDGELVDAVTGLAAALERTTFPLPTPSSWTAERDRRELTGQMADYLIPRLQSIDAPLLAVVGGSTGAGKSTLINSLVGAEVSAAGVLRPTTRGPVVVCHPSDLPWFANDRILPQLPRSSGPDGLRLAPHPGIGPGLALLDAPDIDSVVSTNRELAATLLAAADLWIFLTTAARYADAVPWQMLRTARDRGTAVAIVLNRCPPEALNDVSRHLSDMLAAGELSGAPLFVIAEQALRHGRLKDKAIAPIRSWLTGLTADAEQRAAVVRYTLDGALHSLSPRTYTLAAAADDQADVRSQLESCVSSAHDGALERVESAIRDGALLRGEVLARWQDVVGTGEFLRRLESRVGRIRDRMVAAVTGRSTPVEELGSALETGIAAVVVAAVEDAAEQSYGCWARHEAGARLLTDELARPAPGLAEAVERLVRDWEDFVLGLVRTEGASKRSSARLASYGVNGAGLVVMLAVFSQTGGLTGAEVGIAGGTSVASQKVLEAIFGEQAVRGLARQARDDLLARAGTLLARDADRYRHVLDSASPMVSGDELRRAADRVAAVLT; encoded by the coding sequence ATGACGGGCGATGGCGAGCTGGTCGACGCGGTCACCGGTCTCGCTGCGGCGCTGGAGCGAACTACGTTTCCGCTGCCGACGCCGTCGTCGTGGACGGCCGAGCGGGACCGCCGTGAATTGACTGGGCAGATGGCCGACTACCTGATCCCCCGGCTGCAGAGCATCGATGCCCCGCTCCTTGCGGTGGTCGGCGGGTCGACAGGAGCCGGCAAGTCGACACTGATCAATTCGCTGGTCGGGGCGGAGGTCTCTGCCGCGGGAGTATTGCGGCCCACCACCCGGGGCCCGGTAGTCGTGTGCCACCCGTCGGACCTGCCGTGGTTCGCCAACGACCGGATCTTGCCCCAGTTGCCCCGGTCTTCAGGCCCGGATGGGCTGCGGCTGGCGCCGCATCCAGGCATCGGCCCCGGCCTCGCGCTGCTCGACGCGCCCGACATCGACAGCGTGGTGAGCACCAATCGCGAGCTGGCGGCCACCCTGCTCGCCGCCGCTGACCTGTGGATCTTCCTGACCACCGCCGCCCGGTACGCCGACGCGGTGCCGTGGCAGATGCTGCGCACGGCACGTGATCGCGGCACGGCTGTCGCCATCGTGCTCAACCGCTGCCCTCCAGAAGCGCTGAACGATGTGAGCCGGCACTTGTCGGACATGCTTGCAGCGGGTGAATTGAGCGGCGCGCCGCTGTTCGTGATCGCGGAGCAGGCGCTGCGTCATGGGCGGTTGAAAGACAAGGCGATCGCCCCCATCCGCTCCTGGCTGACAGGCCTGACCGCTGACGCGGAGCAGCGTGCTGCGGTGGTTCGCTACACGTTGGACGGAGCGCTGCACAGTCTTTCGCCGCGGACCTACACGTTGGCCGCGGCCGCCGACGATCAGGCCGATGTGCGCAGCCAGTTGGAATCATGCGTCTCGTCCGCGCACGACGGCGCGCTGGAGCGGGTGGAGTCGGCCATCCGCGATGGTGCTCTGCTCCGAGGCGAGGTCCTGGCCCGCTGGCAGGACGTGGTAGGGACGGGCGAATTCCTTCGCAGGCTCGAGTCGAGGGTTGGCCGAATTCGAGATCGCATGGTGGCCGCGGTGACTGGGCGCTCCACGCCGGTCGAGGAATTGGGATCGGCGTTGGAGACCGGCATCGCTGCCGTCGTTGTGGCGGCGGTGGAGGACGCCGCGGAGCAGTCGTACGGCTGCTGGGCTCGGCATGAGGCCGGTGCACGGCTGCTGACCGACGAGCTGGCGCGACCTGCCCCGGGGCTGGCAGAGGCGGTCGAGCGGCTGGTCCGCGACTGGGAGGACTTCGTGCTGGGACTCGTCCGAACGGAAGGCGCGTCGAAGCGGTCCAGCGCCCGATTGGCCTCGTACGGAGTCAACGGTGCCGGGCTGGTGGTGATGCTCGCCGTGTTCAGTCAGACGGGCGGGCTGACCGGCGCGGAGGTGGGGATTGCCGGAGGTACGTCGGTGGCCAGCCAGAAGGTGCTGGAGGCGATCTTCGGAGAGCAGGCGGTCCGCGGATTGGCTCGGCAAGCCAGGGACGACCTATTGGCCCGAGCGGGCACATTGTTGGCCCGCGACGCAGACCGGTATCGCCATGTGCTGGATTCGGCGTCGCCGATGGTGTCCGGTGACGAGCTGCGACGTGCAGCCGATCGGGTTGCGGCGGTGCTGACGTGA